In a single window of the Streptomyces brevispora genome:
- a CDS encoding Helicase associated domain protein, translating into MSGESQTPAAVGGLALPSGVLRVGPLQGEMTQSFLTRLAARYGMAFRDLLAAVVDVDGLPNAMGRAQLDSEIYLNQEARDRVAQLCRVPQDRLLRALPAWAQEEPRRRFATGPAAQFHHTAEKVRCWGPACPECTARRTGRRETARLYLEPQQRVCLSHRRWLMHIPGTAGRVMDLAECGQVLDAQRRHVRLLRRSALASDAFEVARAVTSSWWWQTWPQEHMWSARLRSQDSAGLDQDAWRVVARELVIYPETVALATLLASDGFRHRVVADAQGHLPFRLADLPSLLTAVAGCVRRPWYVEQLARETSGPLFAWAYQCVRAQGGTRAAEQAMWAVAPAHRQLPLVDELAARARVGSGGRSAEGKRRRGHSRQADEAFAAGLVHASRYVREHGNLAVPQDTVIDSYRLGEWLSNVQTRAWAIAPDRAQALAVLDPWWNIPWSVQWQRSYYRARDHAAVAGPPNAAAGFPGTQILNGEWLYLQCTHYSTLHPEQQRLLADIGITAEAARTALPRRMPIQAGFETGLTHARSYVAEHGHLAVSGKDAMYQGYPLRSWLVHQRRRARGNREATEHSRALDAVDPWWNPPWVLTWQRSYAQARRLAESRGGLDVGSGFPGVEADLALWLSRQCAAYRRLDPDQQRLLADIGITAEEAAKVQGGSGASQAGNEQVAAAGLWALDGMTSARSFAAVHGHLAVASEYVHDGFALGRWLVEQRRQDRRHAQATEGMWLRGRLLAELDPWWNPPWPYPWQRSYQRARKRWRKGQLKVPGPHRGRDEDEVTVWLHRQCVRHDVLQLDQQSLLADIGITSAVARALTEADRSPARVDTGLAHARSYAAEHGHLAVAERTRHNGYPLGSWLLRQRHRMADGRTDPTRIGALNALDPHWNPPWPLTWQRAYHRAHAAPASSNLTADHRRWITAQTRLWDSLHPTQQELLADLGAAPATEPVPTPTTTRRCPPGEGLPHARAYAAAHGHLAVFKHTQHHGFALGHWLIQQRRKARAGLLSALTLQELTILDPWWNPPWPFAWQRKYHQHRTLHTTGQPLPPELQRWARKQTVLWHQLHPHQQALLSTIDIRPEAPSRHGTLSGA; encoded by the coding sequence ATGAGCGGCGAGAGTCAGACACCGGCGGCAGTTGGGGGGCTCGCGCTGCCGAGCGGTGTGCTGCGCGTGGGACCGCTGCAGGGCGAGATGACGCAGTCGTTCCTGACGCGGCTGGCGGCGCGCTACGGCATGGCGTTCAGGGACCTGCTGGCGGCGGTCGTCGATGTGGACGGGCTGCCGAACGCGATGGGCAGGGCGCAGCTGGACAGCGAGATCTACCTGAACCAGGAGGCCCGGGACCGGGTAGCGCAGCTGTGTCGCGTCCCGCAGGATCGTCTGCTGCGGGCGCTGCCTGCCTGGGCGCAGGAGGAGCCCCGTCGACGGTTCGCGACAGGGCCTGCAGCGCAGTTTCACCACACCGCGGAGAAAGTGCGGTGCTGGGGGCCGGCTTGCCCTGAATGCACGGCGCGGCGTACCGGAAGGAGGGAGACCGCTCGCCTGTATCTGGAGCCGCAGCAGCGGGTATGCCTGTCTCATCGCCGGTGGCTGATGCATATACCGGGCACGGCGGGCCGAGTGATGGACCTGGCCGAGTGCGGGCAGGTACTGGACGCCCAGCGCCGTCACGTGAGGCTGCTGCGTCGTTCCGCGCTGGCGTCGGATGCTTTTGAGGTGGCGCGAGCGGTGACGTCGTCATGGTGGTGGCAGACGTGGCCGCAGGAGCATATGTGGTCGGCGCGGCTGCGGAGCCAGGACAGTGCCGGCTTGGACCAGGATGCGTGGCGGGTTGTGGCTCGGGAACTGGTGATCTATCCGGAGACCGTTGCTCTGGCCACTCTGCTTGCCAGTGACGGCTTCCGGCACCGTGTGGTGGCCGATGCGCAGGGCCATCTTCCTTTTCGCCTGGCTGATCTGCCGTCGCTTTTGACTGCCGTTGCGGGCTGTGTGCGGAGGCCCTGGTACGTGGAGCAGCTGGCGCGGGAGACGTCAGGTCCTCTCTTTGCGTGGGCGTATCAGTGCGTGCGGGCGCAGGGCGGGACAAGGGCTGCGGAGCAGGCGATGTGGGCGGTGGCTCCGGCGCACCGTCAGCTCCCTCTGGTGGACGAGCTCGCGGCACGGGCGCGTGTGGGGTCCGGCGGCCGTAGTGCGGAGGGTAAGCGGCGGCGCGGACACAGCCGGCAGGCTGATGAAGCCTTCGCGGCCGGCCTGGTGCATGCCAGCCGCTACGTGCGCGAACATGGCAATCTCGCAGTCCCGCAGGACACCGTGATCGATTCCTATCGGCTTGGGGAATGGCTGAGCAACGTCCAGACCAGAGCGTGGGCGATAGCGCCGGACCGTGCACAGGCTCTCGCGGTTTTGGACCCGTGGTGGAACATCCCCTGGTCGGTGCAGTGGCAGCGCTCGTACTACCGGGCGCGCGATCACGCCGCAGTCGCCGGCCCGCCCAATGCGGCCGCGGGATTCCCCGGCACGCAGATCCTCAACGGCGAGTGGCTGTATCTACAGTGCACCCACTACAGCACTCTCCATCCTGAGCAGCAGCGTCTGCTGGCGGACATCGGGATCACGGCCGAGGCGGCCCGCACCGCTCTGCCGCGGCGGATGCCCATCCAAGCCGGCTTCGAAACGGGGCTGACGCACGCCAGGTCCTACGTCGCCGAGCACGGTCATCTGGCTGTCTCGGGCAAGGACGCGATGTACCAGGGGTATCCGCTGAGGTCGTGGCTCGTGCACCAGCGCCGCAGGGCCCGCGGGAACCGGGAAGCCACGGAGCACTCCCGCGCACTCGACGCCGTCGATCCCTGGTGGAATCCGCCCTGGGTGCTGACATGGCAGCGCTCCTACGCACAGGCCCGGCGGCTGGCGGAGAGCCGGGGCGGGCTCGATGTGGGGAGCGGCTTTCCTGGAGTCGAAGCAGATCTCGCCCTGTGGTTGTCGCGGCAGTGCGCCGCGTATCGGCGTCTGGACCCCGATCAGCAGCGCCTGCTGGCAGACATCGGCATCACAGCCGAGGAAGCCGCGAAAGTGCAGGGCGGGTCCGGGGCATCCCAGGCTGGGAACGAGCAGGTTGCTGCTGCCGGTCTGTGGGCTTTGGACGGCATGACCAGTGCTCGTTCCTTCGCCGCGGTACACGGGCACCTTGCGGTTGCCTCCGAGTACGTGCACGACGGGTTTGCCCTGGGCCGCTGGCTGGTGGAGCAGCGCCGCCAGGACCGTCGGCACGCTCAGGCCACCGAAGGCATGTGGCTACGTGGCCGACTGCTGGCCGAACTGGATCCCTGGTGGAACCCGCCCTGGCCCTATCCCTGGCAGCGGAGTTACCAGCGGGCCCGTAAGCGATGGCGGAAAGGCCAGCTGAAAGTGCCCGGCCCGCATCGCGGCAGGGACGAGGACGAGGTCACAGTGTGGCTGCACCGTCAGTGCGTCCGGCACGACGTTCTGCAACTCGATCAGCAGAGTCTCCTCGCGGACATCGGCATCACCTCTGCCGTCGCCCGCGCATTGACCGAAGCCGATCGAAGCCCCGCCCGCGTAGACACAGGGCTCGCCCACGCACGTAGCTATGCCGCCGAACACGGGCATCTGGCCGTGGCCGAACGGACCCGCCACAACGGCTATCCCCTCGGTAGCTGGCTCCTACGCCAGCGACACCGCATGGCTGACGGGCGCACCGATCCGACCCGGATCGGTGCGCTGAACGCCCTCGACCCGCACTGGAATCCGCCCTGGCCCCTGACGTGGCAGCGCGCCTACCACCGGGCACACGCCGCCCCGGCCAGCAGCAACCTGACCGCGGACCACCGTCGCTGGATCACCGCCCAGACAAGGCTGTGGGACAGCCTCCATCCCACCCAGCAAGAGCTCCTGGCCGACCTCGGCGCCGCGCCCGCCACCGAACCCGTGCCGACTCCCACGACGACACGCCGGTGCCCACCGGGCGAAGGCCTCCCCCACGCCCGTGCCTACGCCGCCGCCCACGGCCACCTCGCCGTGTTCAAACACACCCAGCACCACGGCTTCGCCCTCGGGCACTGGCTCATCCAGCAGCGGCGCAAAGCCCGCGCCGGCCTCCTGTCCGCCCTCACCCTGCAAGAACTCACCATCCTCGACCCGTGGTGGAACCCGCCCTGGCCCTTCGCCTGGCAACGCAAGTACCACCAGCACCGCACCCTCCACACCACAGGCCAGCCCCTCCCTCCCGAACTTCAGCGCTGGGCCCGCAAACAAACCGTCCTCTGGCACCAACTCCACCCCCACCAACAGGCGCTGCTGAGCACCATCGATATCCGCCCTGAGGCTCCGAGTCGGCACGGCACCTTGTCTGGAGCGTGA
- a CDS encoding ABC-three component system middle component 6, producing the protein MRHFRSASIWLAARDRHIGVITPTKGIAPDRCLLAVGAQVLLQLDEPRSVSQTWARLKTWRASHGHASPVSFGWFVLALDVLYSMGAIELDQDILVARSMHAAPLER; encoded by the coding sequence GTGCGACATTTTCGAAGCGCCTCCATCTGGCTGGCAGCCCGGGATCGGCATATCGGCGTGATCACTCCTACGAAGGGCATTGCGCCTGACCGGTGCCTACTCGCCGTCGGTGCCCAGGTCCTGTTGCAGCTGGACGAACCGCGGTCTGTCAGTCAGACATGGGCCCGGCTGAAGACCTGGCGGGCCAGTCACGGCCATGCCTCGCCCGTATCGTTCGGCTGGTTCGTCCTGGCACTGGACGTGCTCTACAGCATGGGAGCCATAGAGCTGGACCAGGACATCCTCGTTGCAAGGAGCATGCATGCTGCGCCGCTTGAGCGCTGA
- a CDS encoding SMI1/KNR4 family protein, producing MTADLVQASWTRIDAWLREHAPRTFATLRPPAGDAEIAAAQEQLGVTFPPDLVASLLRHNGALEGPEAFQFDSGDRPLGLSGILGDTRFMRGIDQGADGETEGYWLHDYVKFGSYDVTSDGLLVDCCTGRDSFGAVGRFFDETGTRFGEADSLGEYLAEEADQLERGQDAGIVTFNGRLFREAPLPARPKYSADELLPAPDEPLPELDLSYSPSDLLHMSYLDGHEELGALIATLPYERVVEAAQKQLRRLAVETGLNHYPEVEAALNAWERGEAPPRPDQTDPLALRLRAVLAQADTSRDRTLRWAAEKIALGIWGSPYRSVYESAEIRNHFTLDWRADLHADLGNPPLPPIPDDRFWGALSNPAIDSSWYAAQYAPDRN from the coding sequence ATGACAGCAGACCTGGTCCAGGCCTCATGGACTCGCATCGACGCGTGGCTGCGCGAGCACGCGCCCCGCACTTTCGCCACGCTACGGCCGCCCGCAGGGGACGCCGAGATCGCGGCAGCGCAAGAGCAACTCGGCGTCACCTTTCCTCCGGACCTGGTCGCTTCCCTTCTCCGGCACAACGGGGCGCTGGAGGGACCTGAGGCTTTCCAGTTCGACTCGGGCGACCGGCCGCTCGGATTGAGCGGAATCCTCGGGGACACCAGGTTCATGCGCGGCATCGACCAAGGCGCCGACGGGGAGACCGAGGGCTACTGGCTTCACGACTACGTGAAGTTCGGTTCATACGACGTGACGTCGGACGGCCTTCTGGTGGACTGCTGTACCGGGCGGGACTCCTTCGGCGCGGTCGGGCGGTTCTTCGACGAGACCGGCACCCGTTTCGGGGAGGCCGATTCGTTGGGCGAGTATCTGGCCGAAGAGGCCGACCAACTTGAGCGAGGCCAAGACGCCGGTATCGTCACGTTCAACGGTCGGCTGTTCCGGGAAGCCCCTCTGCCTGCCAGGCCGAAGTACAGTGCCGACGAGCTCCTTCCCGCCCCGGATGAGCCGCTGCCAGAGCTGGACCTGTCGTACAGCCCCTCCGACCTCCTCCACATGAGCTACCTGGACGGGCATGAGGAACTCGGTGCGCTGATCGCGACCCTGCCCTATGAGCGGGTGGTTGAGGCCGCGCAAAAGCAACTGCGCAGACTGGCGGTCGAAACGGGCCTGAACCACTACCCGGAGGTCGAGGCTGCCCTGAACGCATGGGAGCGCGGTGAGGCCCCGCCACGGCCAGACCAGACCGATCCGCTCGCCCTGCGCCTGCGCGCGGTACTCGCGCAGGCTGACACCAGCCGAGACCGCACTCTCAGGTGGGCCGCGGAGAAGATAGCTCTTGGAATCTGGGGGTCCCCCTACAGGTCCGTGTACGAGAGCGCGGAGATCCGGAACCACTTCACCCTCGACTGGCGTGCGGATCTCCATGCGGACCTGGGCAATCCGCCACTGCCACCGATACCTGACGACCGATTCTGGGGAGCTTTGAGCAACCCCGCCATCGACTCCAGTTGGTACGCAGCTCAGTACGCGCCAGACCGGAACTGA
- a CDS encoding ABC-three component system protein, producing the protein MLRRLSADDERFKEVSFVEGLNLIVASTTASSADTDSRNSAGKSSLIELIHFLLGARATNTTLAMNKALRHITFTLELDWPGPSGPLKVRRSGQRAGFVTLDEDVTGTDDGAMFPRTGAVELPVERWTQLIERDLFGLRGDHPGVSGRVLLSFLARRISSHGFNEPTRTFSRQSAPEAASNLAYLLGLDWQLVDEYRQLAARKATRAQLKKAVDDPVWGRIVGSTADLRGQITLAKAQVDRLRAQVAAFQVVPEYERLKDRADQVSRRIKQLAQDDVIDQHNLEELQAAVTETTDVEVDYLEPVYRELGVILNDQVRRRFEDVKTFHHSVVRNRRRFLEEEIAELTERLQSRRSERARLGEDQARLLRDLAEGGALEALTTLQTALGREEAALQALHHRFEAAQTLEASARQITAKSVELQQAVDTDLQERRRQTDEAILLFSHYAQRLYGEGREAYLAIEAGRNSLTITPRIDSDGSRGISNMVIFCFDLTLAVLAHRHGRGPDFLIHDSHLYDGVDDRQVAAALKLAAEVTVEENLQYIVTINTDSLGMAAQRGFDPEPYIRSPRLTDEHGDGGLFGFRFKTAGKR; encoded by the coding sequence ATGCTGCGCCGCTTGAGCGCTGACGACGAGCGCTTCAAAGAGGTGTCCTTCGTCGAGGGCCTGAACCTGATCGTCGCCTCCACCACAGCCTCCTCCGCAGACACTGACAGCCGCAACAGCGCTGGCAAGTCCAGCCTGATCGAGCTGATCCACTTCCTGCTCGGGGCCCGGGCCACAAACACCACACTCGCCATGAACAAGGCGCTGCGGCACATCACGTTCACCCTTGAATTGGACTGGCCGGGCCCGAGCGGTCCGCTCAAGGTCCGCCGCAGCGGCCAGCGTGCCGGCTTCGTGACGCTCGACGAGGACGTGACCGGGACGGACGACGGTGCCATGTTTCCCCGCACTGGCGCCGTAGAGCTGCCCGTGGAGCGGTGGACACAGCTGATCGAGCGGGACCTCTTCGGTCTGCGCGGTGACCATCCGGGCGTCAGCGGAAGGGTGCTGCTCTCCTTCCTCGCCCGGCGCATTTCGTCGCACGGCTTCAACGAGCCGACCCGTACGTTCTCCCGGCAGTCCGCCCCGGAAGCCGCCTCCAACCTCGCCTACCTGCTGGGCCTGGACTGGCAGCTCGTCGACGAGTACAGACAGCTGGCCGCCCGCAAGGCAACACGTGCCCAGCTGAAGAAGGCGGTCGATGACCCCGTGTGGGGGCGCATCGTGGGTTCCACCGCAGACCTCAGAGGCCAGATCACGCTGGCCAAGGCGCAGGTGGACCGGCTCCGTGCACAAGTTGCGGCCTTTCAGGTCGTCCCCGAATACGAACGCCTCAAGGACAGAGCGGACCAGGTCAGCCGACGTATCAAGCAACTGGCACAGGACGATGTGATCGACCAGCACAACCTCGAAGAGCTCCAGGCAGCCGTCACCGAGACCACCGACGTCGAAGTCGACTACCTCGAGCCCGTCTACCGAGAACTCGGCGTAATCCTCAACGATCAGGTCCGCCGGCGGTTCGAAGACGTGAAGACGTTCCACCACTCAGTGGTCCGCAACCGCCGACGCTTCCTGGAAGAAGAAATCGCCGAACTCACCGAGCGGCTTCAGTCACGCCGCTCGGAGCGGGCACGCTTGGGCGAGGACCAGGCCCGCCTCCTTCGAGACCTTGCCGAGGGAGGAGCGCTGGAGGCCCTGACGACCCTGCAGACCGCCCTCGGGCGTGAAGAGGCCGCACTCCAGGCTCTGCATCACCGCTTCGAAGCGGCTCAGACCCTCGAAGCGAGCGCCCGGCAGATCACCGCGAAGAGCGTGGAACTGCAGCAGGCGGTCGACACCGATCTCCAGGAGCGCCGTCGGCAGACCGACGAAGCCATCCTGCTGTTCTCCCACTACGCCCAGCGCCTCTATGGGGAAGGGCGCGAGGCATACCTCGCCATCGAAGCCGGCCGCAACAGCCTGACCATCACCCCGCGCATCGACAGCGACGGCAGCCGCGGAATCAGCAACATGGTCATCTTCTGTTTCGACCTGACCCTCGCAGTCCTGGCACACCGCCACGGCCGTGGCCCCGACTTCCTCATCCACGACAGCCACCTCTACGACGGCGTCGACGACCGGCAAGTCGCCGCTGCCCTGAAGCTCGCCGCCGAAGTCACCGTGGAGGAGAACCTGCAGTACATCGTCACGATCAACACCGACAGCCTCGGTATGGCCGCGCAGCGCGGCTTCGATCCCGAGCCTTACATCCGCAGCCCCCGTCTCACCGACGAACACGGAGACGGCGGTCTCTTCGGATTCCGCTTCAAAACGGCGGGCAAGAGGTAA
- a CDS encoding ABC-three component system protein, which yields MRYEQRAYARVKFLELMAELYENEFEDFFHRLMCSRYPDFLDVRTAGSLGDMSADGLTLHSRKLYACYAPQTVKPSKIRKKFNGDLAGALAKRSGQFDTFVFVHNDRRGVHPEVTAMLSEATTSTPALLFEQMGSRRLWHECMQLDQVIAEDVLRCEIPIKEMTFGIGMDDLEPLLKQLQELRTSSDPLMPLPDVRIEKLDFNRLEGEAREDLLRGMRQAHLVDAFYAGSMRELEHDEVARGFRVYYEQVRRHWADPEDVLWQLQMYVLGNAQPQPKVLRAALVVLAHFFGRCDIFEAPPSGWQPGIGISA from the coding sequence ATGCGGTACGAGCAGCGTGCCTATGCGCGGGTGAAGTTCCTTGAGCTCATGGCGGAGTTGTACGAGAACGAGTTCGAAGACTTCTTCCACCGGCTCATGTGCTCGAGATACCCAGACTTCCTGGATGTGCGCACCGCCGGCAGCCTGGGCGATATGTCGGCAGACGGTCTCACGCTGCATTCCCGCAAGTTGTATGCCTGCTACGCCCCGCAGACGGTGAAGCCGAGCAAAATCCGCAAGAAGTTCAACGGCGACCTGGCCGGTGCGCTCGCCAAGCGCAGCGGGCAGTTCGACACGTTCGTGTTCGTGCACAACGATCGACGCGGTGTTCACCCTGAAGTGACGGCGATGCTGTCCGAGGCGACGACCAGCACGCCGGCCCTGCTGTTTGAGCAAATGGGTAGCCGGCGCTTATGGCACGAGTGCATGCAACTGGACCAAGTGATAGCGGAAGACGTCCTCCGGTGCGAGATCCCGATCAAGGAGATGACGTTCGGAATCGGGATGGATGATCTTGAGCCTCTCCTGAAACAGCTTCAGGAACTCCGGACTTCCTCTGACCCGCTCATGCCTCTGCCAGACGTGCGCATCGAGAAACTGGACTTCAACCGGCTCGAAGGCGAAGCACGCGAGGACCTGCTCCGCGGGATGCGGCAGGCCCACCTCGTGGACGCCTTCTACGCGGGCAGTATGCGGGAGCTGGAACACGATGAGGTCGCGCGGGGCTTCCGCGTGTACTACGAGCAGGTTCGCAGACACTGGGCCGATCCAGAAGACGTGCTGTGGCAGCTCCAGATGTACGTACTGGGCAACGCGCAGCCGCAGCCGAAGGTGCTACGTGCCGCCCTCGTTGTACTCGCGCACTTCTTCGGGCGGTGCGACATTTTCGAAGCGCCTCCATCTGGCTGGCAGCCCGGGATCGGCATATCGGCGTGA
- the tap gene encoding telomere-associated protein Tap: MSELFDAVDALIASRSPLPPPAERRRLRQAHGLTLDEVATALQVRRATASGWESGKTEPRPPERDAYARMLKQLAQLYPADPNVATDTAVPESLAVPAVPASTRAEPAKARTEPTGPILEPASENIALRPAAVPRSAATTRPTSRRPPARTAAPAGSTDPRFENGPLAVIDVDADGQAHAYCVGGLVLDVPAKSVPALVDWTLREAKLGQPKLSGPGKDADPLLVLTESALERYGLPVALTDEERLAGRISEGHKVIRQLVRAEWKLTKRGFGPWARIYRPATGSERACVQLCIPSWNALDIRHWGEAAQLPPAELASVLGVYASRVMTPRGSTAVTGLELMTALHPPTRASEPDIEGKRHSEHNPGSLGKDPVDCAPCEAPDGHPLLKDLPRFHVRGPVEKLFEEAYDWARPMTDAECTLRHLVGIDVNMAFAAGANGLIVGLGESTHVKAPVFDPKLPGSWLVDLSHVDLSRVKVGKDKWVELDASLLPSPFTPKGERPEGPAWYATPTVAYAVELGYDVAPVEAYVRYENGRYLDGWYQRLRDAYLATMADLGVDADLAPADFIAAMDGYRGRDPELAIVVSAVKATVKGGLGKLRERPRGEGWRSGEPWRALSRPTWRPDIRAAVISRTRINLHRKIVKHAAFTGQYPIAVLSDCVVYAADGTSPLDFLPYRDGKPLPGGFKLGINPGLVKHEGTQSVLWGEEVRERFNAPDLNLARYIKDGTVTDVDNGE, from the coding sequence ATGTCCGAGCTGTTCGACGCGGTTGACGCGCTCATTGCGTCCCGTTCCCCACTCCCGCCCCCGGCAGAGCGCAGGCGGCTGCGCCAGGCACATGGCCTGACGCTGGACGAGGTGGCCACTGCACTGCAGGTGCGGCGGGCGACGGCCAGCGGCTGGGAATCCGGCAAGACCGAGCCGCGGCCGCCGGAGCGTGACGCCTACGCCCGCATGCTCAAGCAACTTGCCCAGCTCTACCCCGCCGACCCCAACGTCGCGACGGACACGGCGGTACCCGAGTCGCTTGCCGTCCCAGCCGTTCCAGCGTCAACGCGAGCGGAACCGGCCAAAGCCCGCACCGAACCCACAGGCCCGATCCTGGAGCCTGCTTCCGAGAACATCGCACTGCGCCCTGCCGCGGTACCGCGTTCGGCGGCCACGACCAGGCCGACATCGCGCCGCCCGCCCGCGCGGACGGCTGCCCCCGCCGGTAGCACCGACCCGCGGTTCGAGAACGGACCGCTCGCCGTCATTGACGTTGACGCCGACGGCCAGGCACACGCGTACTGCGTCGGCGGGCTGGTCCTGGACGTGCCCGCCAAGTCGGTCCCGGCCCTGGTGGACTGGACGCTGCGCGAGGCGAAGCTGGGGCAGCCGAAGCTGTCTGGGCCGGGCAAGGATGCCGACCCGTTGCTCGTGCTCACCGAATCGGCGCTGGAGCGCTACGGCCTGCCCGTCGCCCTTACCGACGAAGAGCGGCTCGCCGGACGGATTTCGGAGGGCCACAAGGTAATAAGGCAACTGGTGCGAGCGGAATGGAAGCTCACAAAGCGGGGGTTCGGGCCGTGGGCGAGGATCTACCGTCCCGCGACCGGTTCGGAGCGGGCCTGCGTCCAGCTGTGCATCCCGTCGTGGAACGCGCTGGACATCCGGCACTGGGGCGAGGCAGCTCAGCTCCCTCCTGCGGAACTTGCCAGTGTGCTGGGTGTGTACGCGTCCCGCGTGATGACGCCGCGCGGGTCGACCGCAGTGACCGGTCTGGAGCTGATGACCGCGCTGCATCCGCCCACCCGCGCCTCCGAGCCGGACATTGAGGGCAAGCGGCACTCTGAGCACAACCCCGGCTCGCTGGGTAAGGATCCGGTGGACTGTGCGCCGTGCGAGGCCCCAGACGGGCACCCGCTGCTGAAGGACCTGCCGCGCTTCCACGTCCGCGGCCCGGTGGAGAAGCTGTTCGAGGAGGCGTACGACTGGGCGCGGCCGATGACGGATGCCGAGTGCACCCTGCGGCACTTGGTCGGCATCGACGTGAACATGGCCTTCGCCGCCGGCGCCAACGGTCTGATCGTCGGCCTGGGCGAGTCGACGCACGTGAAGGCGCCGGTGTTCGACCCGAAGCTGCCTGGCTCCTGGCTGGTTGACCTGTCCCATGTGGACCTGTCGCGGGTGAAGGTCGGCAAGGACAAGTGGGTGGAGTTGGACGCGAGTCTGCTGCCCAGCCCGTTCACGCCGAAGGGTGAGCGCCCCGAGGGTCCGGCCTGGTATGCGACGCCGACCGTGGCGTACGCGGTGGAGCTCGGCTACGACGTTGCGCCGGTCGAGGCGTACGTCCGGTACGAGAACGGACGCTACCTGGACGGCTGGTACCAGCGGCTGCGCGACGCGTACCTCGCCACGATGGCCGACCTCGGTGTCGACGCCGACCTGGCGCCGGCCGACTTCATTGCCGCGATGGACGGCTACCGCGGCCGTGACCCGGAGCTGGCGATCGTCGTCTCGGCGGTCAAGGCGACGGTGAAGGGCGGCCTGGGCAAGCTGCGCGAGCGCCCGCGCGGTGAGGGCTGGCGGTCGGGCGAGCCGTGGCGGGCGCTGTCCCGCCCGACGTGGCGCCCCGACATCCGCGCGGCGGTCATCTCCCGCACCCGGATCAACCTGCACCGCAAGATCGTCAAGCACGCCGCCTTCACGGGCCAATACCCGATCGCGGTCCTGTCCGACTGCGTCGTCTACGCGGCGGACGGCACCAGCCCGCTGGACTTCCTGCCCTACCGCGACGGCAAGCCGCTACCCGGCGGCTTCAAGCTCGGCATCAACCCCGGCCTGGTCAAGCACGAGGGAACCCAGAGCGTCCTTTGGGGCGAAGAGGTCCGCGAGCGGTTCAACGCCCCGGACCTCAACCTCGCCCGGTACATCAAGGACGGCACTGTCACCGACGTCGACAACGGAGAGTAG
- the tpg gene encoding telomere-protecting terminal protein Tpg has translation MSLFGDGLDAAVQKAFTRPAPKNAGPQMRYLVKQLGGTKAVAQMLRISQRTVERYVKDQIKKPRPDLAARLEREVKARWQPQIRAKARQKAATTGGIVVDTRARLGYTAPIGSTDQDRIRHLTVALPPRYAARLFDAQEAGATDQELQEIAAEALKEVYFQDGGRRAGSLEEVRFTDIEHLEFDL, from the coding sequence ATGAGCCTGTTCGGGGACGGCCTGGACGCCGCGGTGCAGAAGGCGTTCACCCGCCCGGCGCCCAAGAACGCGGGCCCGCAGATGCGGTACCTGGTCAAGCAGCTGGGCGGCACGAAGGCGGTCGCCCAGATGCTGCGGATCTCGCAGCGCACCGTCGAACGCTACGTGAAGGACCAGATCAAGAAGCCCCGACCGGACCTCGCCGCGCGCCTGGAGCGCGAGGTGAAGGCCCGGTGGCAGCCGCAGATCCGGGCCAAGGCCCGGCAGAAGGCGGCGACGACCGGCGGCATCGTTGTCGACACCCGCGCCCGCCTCGGCTACACCGCGCCGATCGGGTCGACGGACCAGGACCGTATCCGGCACCTGACCGTCGCCCTGCCGCCCCGCTACGCCGCGCGCCTCTTCGACGCCCAGGAGGCCGGCGCCACCGACCAGGAGCTCCAGGAGATCGCAGCCGAAGCGCTCAAGGAGGTGTACTTCCAGGACGGCGGCCGCCGCGCCGGAAGCCTGGAAGAGGTCCGGTTCACGGACATCGAGCACCTCGAGTTCGACCTGTAG